The following are encoded in a window of Lates calcarifer isolate ASB-BC8 unplaced genomic scaffold, TLL_Latcal_v3 _unitig_732_quiver_1353, whole genome shotgun sequence genomic DNA:
- the LOC108879771 gene encoding 5-hydroxytryptamine receptor 3C isoform X2: protein MPGGNTSLELPELRYGQQSNDKDDWPWNSENCSYHHFLNYLNLSENKNLYSMLRPVRHHKITTELYLKMVIYAILDVREKDQAFVPYIWIYLSWHNHHIQWDPTEFCGLESVEVPTELMWKPDINIEEMTERDKTTPAPFMTVNYDGMVELRNDLVVVSTCRMRVYQFPFDKQSCTLSFKSVIYSDEEIWLYAITNSSKITEWSCQAMRTQYEWLFINMTVTRKTVNYFNFNQSMIVYTITMRRRSALYIINFILPVLFFLGLDLASFLISHSGGEKLSFKVTVLLAVTVMQLILNEILPASSNRIPLIAIYCIGIFALMLVSLLETIFVMYLMKKDNETDRDQALNVRKHACCAFCCAAETPSQVLSVAEEHNSGQLTVVSHYLEKDSDELRQMEKTQTLISSNNSTTSRNEEEKPGYWTRMAKKINKVFFIFYVTVVSVFLFSVFSMWNITEATGKNKKYCSI, encoded by the exons ATGCCAG GTGGAAATACCAGTTTAGAGCTACCAGAGCTTCGTTATGGTCAACAGTCCAATGACAAAGACG ACTGGCCTTGGAACTCGGAAAACTGCAGttatcatcattttttaaactaCCTGAACCTGTCCGAAAACAAGAATCTGTACTCCATGTTACGGCCTGTTAGACaccacaaaataacaacagaacTATACCTCAAAATGGTAATCTATGCCATCCTAGATGTG agagaaaaggacCAGGCTTTTGTTCCTTACATATGGATTTATTTG AGTTGGCATAATCATCACATTCAGTGGGATCCAACAGAATTTTGTGGACTTGAAAGTGTAGAAGTTCCCACTGAACTAATGTGGAAGCCAGATATAAATATCGAAGAAAT gacagagagagacaagaccACTCCAGCTCCTTTTATGACTGTTAATTACGACGGCATGGTCGAACTTAGAAATGACTTGGTGGTGGTCAGCACTTGCAGGATGCGTGTTTACCAGTTCCCCTTCGACAAGCAAAGTTGCACTCTCTCATTCAAGTCTGTCATATACTCTG ATGAAGAAATATGGCTGTACGCCATCACCAACTCTTCAAAGATTACTGAGTGGTCTTGTCAAGCGATGCGGACGCAATACGAGTGGCTGTTCATCAACATGACAGTCACTAGAAAAACTGTCAACTATTTTAACTTCAACCAAAGCATGATCGTTTACACT ATCACTATGAGGAGGAGGTCAGCCCTCTACATCATCAACTTCATACTGCCTGTCCTGTTCTTCTTGGGTCTGGACTTGGCCTCCTTCTTGATCTCACACAGCGGAGGTGAGAAGTTGAGCTTCAAGGTCACTGTGCTGCTCGCTGTCACTGTGATGCAGCTTATTCTGAATGAAATCCTGCCTGCCTCGTCAAACAGGATCCCACTCATAG CGATCTACTGCATCGGGATTTTTGCTCTGATGTTGGTCAGCCTCCTGGAGACAATTTTTGTGATGTACCTGATGAAGAAAGACAAcgagacagacagagaccaaGCCCTGA ATGTGAGGAAACATGCTTGCTGTGCATTTTGCTGTGCTGCTGAAACTCCATCTCAAGTGCTCTCTGTAGCTGAAGAG CACAACAGCGGCCAGCTGACGGTGGTATCCCACTATTTGGAGAAGGACTCAGATGAGCTGAGGCAgatggagaaaacacagactctgatcagcagcaacaacagcaccaccagcaggaaTGAAGAAGAGAAGCCTGGCTACTGGACCAGAATGgctaaaaaaatcaacaaagttttcttcattttttacGTCACagtggtcagtgtgtttttattttcggTCTTTTCCATGTGGAACATTACAGAagccactggaaaaaacaaaaaatactgcTCTATTTAA
- the LOC108879771 gene encoding 5-hydroxytryptamine receptor 3C isoform X1 produces the protein MIPTGFLFLLLLTGGNPSSLEPLEFLDAQQKSNHSFEELPGGNTSSFEVPELLDDQQKSNHSFEEMPGGNTSLELPELRYGQQSNDKDDWPWNSENCSYHHFLNYLNLSENKNLYSMLRPVRHHKITTELYLKMVIYAILDVREKDQAFVPYIWIYLSWHNHHIQWDPTEFCGLESVEVPTELMWKPDINIEEMTERDKTTPAPFMTVNYDGMVELRNDLVVVSTCRMRVYQFPFDKQSCTLSFKSVIYSDEEIWLYAITNSSKITEWSCQAMRTQYEWLFINMTVTRKTVNYFNFNQSMIVYTITMRRRSALYIINFILPVLFFLGLDLASFLISHSGGEKLSFKVTVLLAVTVMQLILNEILPASSNRIPLIAIYCIGIFALMLVSLLETIFVMYLMKKDNETDRDQALNVRKHACCAFCCAAETPSQVLSVAEEHNSGQLTVVSHYLEKDSDELRQMEKTQTLISSNNSTTSRNEEEKPGYWTRMAKKINKVFFIFYVTVVSVFLFSVFSMWNITEATGKNKKYCSI, from the exons ATGATACCCACAGGTttcctctttctgctcctcctcacag GTGGAAATCCCTCAAGTTTAGAGCCACTGGAGTTTCTTGATGCTCAACAAAAGTCCAATCACAGCTTTGAGGAATTGCCAG gTGGAAATACCTCTAGTTTTGAGGTACCAGAGCTTCTTGATGATCAACAGAAGTCCAATCACAGCTTTGAAGAAATGCCAG GTGGAAATACCAGTTTAGAGCTACCAGAGCTTCGTTATGGTCAACAGTCCAATGACAAAGACG ACTGGCCTTGGAACTCGGAAAACTGCAGttatcatcattttttaaactaCCTGAACCTGTCCGAAAACAAGAATCTGTACTCCATGTTACGGCCTGTTAGACaccacaaaataacaacagaacTATACCTCAAAATGGTAATCTATGCCATCCTAGATGTG agagaaaaggacCAGGCTTTTGTTCCTTACATATGGATTTATTTG AGTTGGCATAATCATCACATTCAGTGGGATCCAACAGAATTTTGTGGACTTGAAAGTGTAGAAGTTCCCACTGAACTAATGTGGAAGCCAGATATAAATATCGAAGAAAT gacagagagagacaagaccACTCCAGCTCCTTTTATGACTGTTAATTACGACGGCATGGTCGAACTTAGAAATGACTTGGTGGTGGTCAGCACTTGCAGGATGCGTGTTTACCAGTTCCCCTTCGACAAGCAAAGTTGCACTCTCTCATTCAAGTCTGTCATATACTCTG ATGAAGAAATATGGCTGTACGCCATCACCAACTCTTCAAAGATTACTGAGTGGTCTTGTCAAGCGATGCGGACGCAATACGAGTGGCTGTTCATCAACATGACAGTCACTAGAAAAACTGTCAACTATTTTAACTTCAACCAAAGCATGATCGTTTACACT ATCACTATGAGGAGGAGGTCAGCCCTCTACATCATCAACTTCATACTGCCTGTCCTGTTCTTCTTGGGTCTGGACTTGGCCTCCTTCTTGATCTCACACAGCGGAGGTGAGAAGTTGAGCTTCAAGGTCACTGTGCTGCTCGCTGTCACTGTGATGCAGCTTATTCTGAATGAAATCCTGCCTGCCTCGTCAAACAGGATCCCACTCATAG CGATCTACTGCATCGGGATTTTTGCTCTGATGTTGGTCAGCCTCCTGGAGACAATTTTTGTGATGTACCTGATGAAGAAAGACAAcgagacagacagagaccaaGCCCTGA ATGTGAGGAAACATGCTTGCTGTGCATTTTGCTGTGCTGCTGAAACTCCATCTCAAGTGCTCTCTGTAGCTGAAGAG CACAACAGCGGCCAGCTGACGGTGGTATCCCACTATTTGGAGAAGGACTCAGATGAGCTGAGGCAgatggagaaaacacagactctgatcagcagcaacaacagcaccaccagcaggaaTGAAGAAGAGAAGCCTGGCTACTGGACCAGAATGgctaaaaaaatcaacaaagttttcttcattttttacGTCACagtggtcagtgtgtttttattttcggTCTTTTCCATGTGGAACATTACAGAagccactggaaaaaacaaaaaatactgcTCTATTTAA
- the LOC108879768 gene encoding 5-hydroxytryptamine receptor 3A-like produces MIPPGFLFLLLLTDGAYSQDNCSYQDVLNYLNLTKNNELYFMTRPVKNYKTPTKVQLEVLLYAILDVVEKEQKFIPYVWTYKRWHNEYISWDPNQFCGIDNVSLPAEIMWKPDLAIEEMTEMDKAPLSPYLSINNKGYVEVQNDQVLVSTCRMHTYNFPFDIQSCNLSFKSVIHTAKDIRLVPLDNSSEATDWSRDMMLTQYEWLFINMKVTFKNASDLQDQDIIIYTINMKRRSVLYIANFILPVLFFLGLDLASFLISDSRGEKLSFKVTVLLAVTVLQLILNEILPASSNRIPLVAIYCIGIFTLMMLSLLETIFVMYLMEKDSASQDNETNEDRSTSEDCNQQGKANFLKCYGEVHKSTQNTCIYDGAGETQTELLSITKEHNSSKQVEEYQALEKVSGELREMEKTLTLLLDSRKEEVKPGYWTRGAKRIVK; encoded by the exons ATGATACCCCCAGGTttcctctttctgctcctcctcacag ATGGGGCGTACTCTCAGGATAACTGCAGTTATCAAGATGTTTTAAACTACCTGAACCTGaccaaaaacaatgagctgtaCTTCATGACCCGGCCtgttaaaaactacaaaacccCCACAAAGGTACAACTGGAGGTTCTGCTCTATGCCATTCTAGATGTG gtagagaaagaacaaaaattTATTCCTTACGTCTGGACTTACAAG AGGTGGCACAATGAATATATTTCCTGGGATCCAAATCAGTTTTGTGGAATTGATAATGTTTCTCTTCCTGCTGAGATTATGTGGAAGCCAGATCTTGCTATTGAAGAGAT GACAGAGATGGACAAAGCACCTCTGAGTCCTTATCTCTCTATCAACAATAAAGGTTATGTTGAAGTCCAGAATGATCAAGTGCTGGTCAGCACCTGCAGGATGCACACCTACAATTTCCCCTTCGACATACAGAGCTGCAACCTCTCCTTCAAGTCTGTCATACACACTG CCAAGGACATTCGGCTTGTGCCACTCGACAATTCTTCAGAGGCCACAGACTGGTCTCGGGATATGATGCTGACCCAATACGAGTGGCTGTTCATCAACATGAAAGTCACCTTCAAAAACGCCAGCGACTTACAAGACCAAGACATCATCATTTACACT ATCAACATGAAGAGGAGGTCAGTGCTCTATATTGCCAACTTCATATTACCTGTCCTGTTTTTCTTGGGTCTGGATTTGGCCTCCTTCTTGATCTCAGACAGCAGAGGTGAGAAGCTGAGCTTCAAGGTCACTGTGCTGCTCGCTGTCACTGTGTTACAACTTATTCTGAATGAAATCCTGCCTGCCTCGTCAAACAGGATCCCACTCGTAG CGATCTACTGCATTGGGATTTTTACTCTGATGATGCTCAGCCTCTTGGAGACAATTTTTGTGATGTACCTGATGGAGAAAGATTCTGCATCCCAAGACAATGAGACAAATGAAGACCGAAGCACAAGTGAGGACTGCAACCAACAGGGAAAGGCCAACTTTCTGAAATGTTATGGAG aGGTGCACAAATCAACTCAGAACACATGTATCTATGATGGTGCTGGTGAAACTCAGACTGAATTGCTATCCATCACCAAAGAG cacaacagcagcaagCAAGTGGAGGAGTACCAGGCCTTGGAGAAGGTCTCAGGTGAGctgagggagatggagaaaacactgactcTGCTCCTCGACAGCAGGAAGGAAGAGGTCAAGCCCGGCTACTGGACCAGAGGGGCTAAAAGA ATTGTCAAATGA